A DNA window from Boseongicola sp. contains the following coding sequences:
- a CDS encoding TraB/GumN family protein, with the protein MRLRMEVQGQSFRDQRRDHQKPDSSLKNSFRAPLFCPFALSECLQHKDEGIMKKMIAACIAALFLPTAALSQTCGTRDLIAELSSDDRARLDAYVAPHPYPVGNLWRAEKDGSTVIVAGTLHVPDPRMSPIVEKIVPHLAAADLLILEATSQDEAELANLAAEKPEFFFITEGPTLIDLLGEEDWAKAEARLGALGMPGFLGAKFQPWYMNLTLAIPPCALSLMQTGERGLDRQLEALAMDDNVPLAALDDSETVLRLFADEPIEDQLDGLRLTLNTQDDGDANTSTLINAYFDGRTREGWEFARIAIDQAGIENGQELFEEVNQSLLIGRNQDWEPKIAELVAGKDVVLAVGAAHLSGETGVLRALERAGYVLEAF; encoded by the coding sequence ATGCGATTGCGGATGGAAGTGCAGGGGCAATCGTTCCGCGACCAGCGCCGAGACCACCAAAAACCGGACTCGTCGCTGAAGAATAGCTTTCGCGCGCCTTTATTCTGTCCATTTGCCCTGTCAGAATGCCTGCAACACAAGGATGAGGGTATAATGAAAAAGATGATCGCGGCGTGTATTGCCGCATTGTTCCTTCCCACAGCGGCATTATCGCAAACCTGTGGCACAAGAGACTTGATCGCCGAACTTTCCAGTGACGACCGGGCGCGTCTGGATGCCTATGTAGCCCCCCATCCCTATCCGGTTGGAAATCTGTGGCGAGCCGAAAAAGATGGTTCGACAGTGATCGTGGCGGGCACTCTTCATGTTCCGGACCCAAGAATGTCGCCGATTGTAGAGAAGATCGTTCCGCACCTGGCAGCGGCGGACCTTCTCATTCTGGAGGCCACCAGCCAGGATGAGGCTGAGTTGGCCAATTTGGCCGCGGAAAAGCCCGAGTTCTTTTTCATCACTGAAGGACCGACACTGATTGATCTTCTGGGCGAAGAAGACTGGGCCAAAGCCGAGGCGCGGTTGGGCGCGCTTGGTATGCCGGGGTTTCTGGGGGCAAAGTTTCAGCCCTGGTATATGAACCTGACGTTGGCGATCCCGCCTTGCGCGCTGTCGCTGATGCAAACTGGCGAGCGTGGTTTGGATCGACAGCTGGAGGCACTGGCGATGGATGACAACGTTCCGCTTGCGGCGTTGGACGATTCTGAAACGGTTCTGCGGCTTTTCGCGGACGAACCTATCGAGGATCAGCTGGACGGTCTGCGCCTGACGCTGAACACTCAGGATGACGGCGACGCAAACACGTCGACTCTAATTAACGCTTATTTTGATGGCCGCACGCGGGAAGGCTGGGAGTTTGCCAGAATAGCCATTGATCAGGCCGGGATTGAAAACGGCCAGGAGCTCTTTGAAGAGGTCAACCAGTCGCTGCTGATTGGTCGCAATCAGGATTGGGAGCCAAAAATCGCCGAGTTGGTCGCTGGCAAGGACGTTGTGCTGGCTGTCGGGGCTGCACATCTTTCTGGCGAGACAGGTGTGCTGCGGGCTTTGGAGCGTGCGGGGTATGTGCTGGAGGCGTTTTGA
- a CDS encoding DUF4392 domain-containing protein, whose product MSGVLYAEDCGVNSSALSQAAATEMLDHLNPDVMVSTERVGRNENGIYYNMRGRDYGMGRARIDLLFDEAMVRGIPTLAVGDGGNEIGMGLVSDVVKISVPFAAPGDCPCGGGIGATSGADILMTAAVSNWGCTAICAAMAMRTGDARLIHTPKMEARMLEVMTANGLINSADGIIDGHVDGIRDTTHIALAELADAITRKALL is encoded by the coding sequence ATGTCGGGTGTTCTGTATGCTGAAGACTGTGGTGTGAACTCGAGTGCATTGTCGCAGGCTGCAGCAACTGAAATGCTGGATCACCTCAATCCCGACGTCATGGTGTCGACCGAGCGCGTCGGGCGCAATGAAAACGGTATCTACTACAACATGCGCGGGCGCGATTATGGCATGGGGCGGGCGCGGATCGACTTGTTGTTCGATGAAGCCATGGTGCGCGGCATTCCGACACTTGCCGTAGGTGACGGGGGAAACGAAATTGGCATGGGTCTGGTTTCGGATGTCGTCAAAATTTCTGTTCCCTTTGCGGCTCCGGGCGATTGCCCTTGTGGCGGCGGGATTGGAGCGACTTCCGGGGCAGACATCTTAATGACTGCTGCGGTGTCAAACTGGGGCTGCACTGCGATTTGCGCGGCGATGGCAATGCGCACGGGTGACGCGCGTTTGATCCACACCCCAAAGATGGAGGCCCGAATGTTGGAGGTCATGACTGCCAACGGGCTGATCAACTCGGCCGATGGAATTATCGATGGTCACGTCGATGGCATCAGGGACACAACCCATATCGCTCTCGCGGAACTGGCTGACGCCATCACGCGCAAGGCACTGCTTTGA